The DNA sequence CCGCGGCGGCGCGCACGCCCTCCGGGCCGGAGATGGCGAGCCGGATGCGGTCGGTGACCTCCAGGCCCGAGTCCCTGCGCAGTCGCTGCACCCGGTTCACCAGTTCGCGCGCGAGCCCCTCCGCGCGCAGCTCGTCGTCCAGGCCGGGGTCGATGGCGGCGGTGAAGCCGCTGGCCGAGCGCACCACCAGGTCTCCGCGCCCGACTTCCGCCACCTCGAGATCGTCGGGGCCGAGCGGGTGTTTCCTCCCGCCGACCGTGATGGACACCGCCTCTCCCTCGCGCCAGGCGCGCAGCGCCGGCTGCCCGAGGGCACGGATGGCCGCGGCGGCCGCGTTGCTGTGCTTCTGGAAGCGAGGTCCGAGCGTACGGAAATTGGGGCGCGCCTCGAGACGCAACAGGTCGCCGGCATCGCGCACGAACACGATCTGCTTGACGTTCAACTCTTCGCGCAACACCGCCAGCACCGGTGCCCGGAGGGCGATGCCGGGAATGGCCGCATGCAGCGTCCGCAGCGGTTGGCGCACACGCACCCCCGCCTGCTCGCGCGCCGCCCGCCCAAGCGTGACGAGCTGGCGCACCGCGTCCATCTCCCGCTCCAGCCCATCGTCCAGGCACCCCTCGTCCGCCTCCGGCAGAATGGACAGGTGAACGCTCTCCCCTCCGGTCAGGGCCCGGTGCAGCCAGTCCGCGGTGAAGGGCGCCGCCGGCGCGATCAGCTGGCTCACCGTGCGCAGAGCGAGGTGCAGGGTGCGGAAGGCGGCATCGGCGTCCGCGGCTCCGGTCTTGCCCCAGTAGCGCGGCCGGCTGCGCCGCACGTACCAGTTGGAGAGGTCCTCGTCGACGAACTGCGCAACCTTCCGGTATGCGGGGGTGAACTGGTAGTCGTCCAGGTCGGCCCGGACGCGCGCCACCAGGCGATGCAGCCGCGAGAGCATCCAGCGGTCGAGGAGCGACGCCTCGCGCGGGACGACCGTCCGTTCCGGCACGCCGCTGCCGTCCCCGCCGTCCCCCGCATCCCCGCCACCCGCGGGTCCCTGGTCGGCCCGCCAACCCTCCACGTTCGCATACAGTGCGAAGAAGCGGTACGTGTTGAAGAGGGTGTCGAAGAACTTGCGCGCCACCTCGGCGATGCCGCGCTCGTCGTAGCGCTTGGGCACCCACGGATTGCTCACCGTGACGAAATACCAGCGCAGCGGGTCGGCCCCGTACGCGCCCACCGCCTCCCAGGGGTCGACCGCATTGCCCTTCGTCTTCGACATCTTCTGGCCCTCGGCGTCGAGCACCAGGTCGTTGACGAGGACGTTGCGGAACGCCATGCCCCGGCCGAGCATCGCCGAGATGGCCATCAGCGAATAGAACCAGCCGCGGGTCTGGTCGAGCCCCTCGCTGATGAAGTCGGCCGGAAAGTGGCGCTCGAAGTGCTCGCTGTTCTCGAAGGGATAGTGCCACTGCGCGTAGGGCATCGCCCCGGAGTCGAACCACACGTCGACCACCGGAGAGGCCCGGCGCATGGTCCCGCCGCATTGGCGGCAGGGCCAGATCACCTCGTCGATGAAGGGCCGGTGCGGGTCGAAATCCTCGCCAAGAGGACCGGCGCGCTCCTCAAGTTCCGCCAGGCTGCCGATCCACTCGGTGGTGTCGTCGTCGCGGTCGCACACCCAGACCGGAAGCGGCGTGCCCCAGTAGCGGTCGCGCGACAGCGCCCAGTCCACGTTGCCGGCCAGCCACTCGCCCATGCGCCCGTCGCCGATCTCCGGCGGGTACCAGGCCGTGTCCCGGTTGATGGCGAGCATCTCGTCCTTGAGCGTCGAGGTGGCGGCGAACCAGGATTCGCGCGCGATGTAGAGCAACGGGGACTGACAGCGCCAGCAGTGCGGGTACGAGTGCGCCACCCGGCCGGCCCGCAGGAGGTTGCCGCGGCGGTCGAGTTCCTCCACCAGCAGGGGATCGGCGTCCTTGACGAACATCCCCCCCACCAGCGGCAGCCCCTCGTGGAAGCGCCCCGCGTCGTCGATGGAGCGCATGAGCGGGAGGCCGTGGCGCTGGCCGGCCGCGTAGTCGTCCGCGCCGAAGGCGGGCGCGATGTGCACGATGCCGGTGCCGTCCTCCGCCGTGACGAAGTCCTCGAGAATGATGCGCCACGCGGCATCGGAGCCGTCAGGGACCGGCACCACCTCCAGCGGCCGCGCGTAACGGACCCCCTCTAGCGAGCGGGCGTCGTGCTCGCGCACGATCCGGGCATCCTCGCCGAGCACGCGCTCGACCAGGTCCTTCGCCACGATCACGCGCCGGCCTTCCGCCTCCGCCTCGGCGTAGGTGAGGGCGGGATTGAGCGCCAGCGCCGTGTTGGAGGGCACCGTCCAGGGGGTGGTGGTCCAAGCCAGGAAGGCGCGTCCTTCAGGGTCCGGCCCCCCGTCCTCGGTGAGGAGAGGAGAGAGGAAGAAGAGCGACGGATCCTCGACCTCGCGATAGCCCAGCGCCACCTCGTGCGAGCTGAGCGCGGTGCCGCAGCGAGGGCAGTAGGGCACGCTCTTGTGGCCGCGGTAGAGAAGCCCTTTCTTCGCCAGCTCGCTCAGGATCCACCAGACCGACTCGATGTAGCTGCTGTCGCAGGTGACGTAGGGCCGCTCGTAGTCGAGCCAGTAGGCGATGCGCTCGGACAGCGCCTCCCAGTCCGCCTTGTAGGTGAAGACGGAATCGCGGCAGGTTCGGTTGAAGCGTTCGATGCCCACCGCTTCGATCTCGGGCTTCCCCGAGATGCCGAGCGTCTTTTCGGCCTCGATCTCGACCGGGAGCCCGTGCGTGTCCCACCCGGCGATGCGCGTGACCCGGCGTCCCTTGAGCGCCTGGTAGCGGCAGGCGAGGTCCTTCAGCGTGCGCCCCAGAACGTGGTGCAGGCCGGGGCGCGCGTTCGAGGTGGGCGGTCCCTCGTAGAAGACGAAGGGCTCGCGGCCCTCGGATGCCTCCATGCTGCGGCGGAAGAGATCCTCGTCGCGCCAGCGCTCGAGGGTCTGCTGCTCAAGTTCGAGCAGGGTGGCGGGCAGGTCCGGGTAGCGCATGGGGGACGTTCTACGCCAGCGAGGCGACGACCGCGCGGGCCACCGCGGTGAGACCGGGCTCCGCCTCCATGGCGACCCGGATGATGGTCGGCACGTCGACCTCCTCCAGCGCGTCCGGCAGGCAGACGTCCGTAACGATGCACAGGCCGCACACCCGCATGCCCATGTGGCGTGCGACGATGACCTCGGGCACGGTGGACATCCCCACCACGTCCGCGCCCATGGCGCGCAGCATGCGGTACTCGGCCCGGGTCTCCAGGCAGGGCCCGGTCACGGCCGCGTAGACCGCGCGCGCGAGCGGAATCCCCTGGGCGAGGGCGGCGTCCAGGGCGACCTGCTGGAGCCCCCGGTCGTAGGGCTCGGACATGTCCGGAAAGCGCGGGCCCAGCGCATCCGCGTTCGGACCCACCAGCGGGTTGTCGCCCAGGAGGTTGATGTGGTCGTCGAGCACCACCAGCTGCCCCGCCGGCCAGAGCGGGTCCATCCCGCCGCAGGCCGCCGAAACCACCAGGGTGTCCGCGCCCAGGGCGGCCATCACCCGGATGGGGAAGGTCACCTGCTGGAGGGTGTAGCCCTCGTAGCGGTGGAAGCGGCCCTGCATGGCCACCACGGGAACCCCGTCGAGCGTGCCCAGCAGCAGGCGGCCCTCGTGGCTCTCCACCGTCGAGACCGGGAAGTGGGGCAGCTCCGTGTAGTCGATGGCGCACTCAACGGCGATCTCGCGCGCCAGGCCGCCCAGCCCGGTGCCCAGTACGATGCCCGCCTTGGCGTGGAGCGTGCAGCGGGCGCGGACTGCTGCGACCGCCTCGTCGATGCGGGTGACGAGGTCGTTGGCGGAAGCCATGCCGGTCGGCGCAGCCGTCGTCGTGCCCGTCCCGGTCGCCGATGTCGTCATGCAACCGTCCCCGCCCGCCGCGCGGGCGGTCTCGGCCGCGGCCCCAGCAGCGCCGTGCCGATGCGGACCATCGTGCTGCCCTCCTCTATCGCAATGCCGAAGTCGTTGGTCATCCCCATC is a window from the Gammaproteobacteria bacterium genome containing:
- a CDS encoding purine-nucleoside phosphorylase, with the protein product MASANDLVTRIDEAVAAVRARCTLHAKAGIVLGTGLGGLAREIAVECAIDYTELPHFPVSTVESHEGRLLLGTLDGVPVVAMQGRFHRYEGYTLQQVTFPIRVMAALGADTLVVSAACGGMDPLWPAGQLVVLDDHINLLGDNPLVGPNADALGPRFPDMSEPYDRGLQQVALDAALAQGIPLARAVYAAVTGPCLETRAEYRMLRAMGADVVGMSTVPEVIVARHMGMRVCGLCIVTDVCLPDALEEVDVPTIIRVAMEAEPGLTAVARAVVASLA
- the ileS gene encoding isoleucine--tRNA ligase; this translates as MRYPDLPATLLELEQQTLERWRDEDLFRRSMEASEGREPFVFYEGPPTSNARPGLHHVLGRTLKDLACRYQALKGRRVTRIAGWDTHGLPVEIEAEKTLGISGKPEIEAVGIERFNRTCRDSVFTYKADWEALSERIAYWLDYERPYVTCDSSYIESVWWILSELAKKGLLYRGHKSVPYCPRCGTALSSHEVALGYREVEDPSLFFLSPLLTEDGGPDPEGRAFLAWTTTPWTVPSNTALALNPALTYAEAEAEGRRVIVAKDLVERVLGEDARIVREHDARSLEGVRYARPLEVVPVPDGSDAAWRIILEDFVTAEDGTGIVHIAPAFGADDYAAGQRHGLPLMRSIDDAGRFHEGLPLVGGMFVKDADPLLVEELDRRGNLLRAGRVAHSYPHCWRCQSPLLYIARESWFAATSTLKDEMLAINRDTAWYPPEIGDGRMGEWLAGNVDWALSRDRYWGTPLPVWVCDRDDDTTEWIGSLAELEERAGPLGEDFDPHRPFIDEVIWPCRQCGGTMRRASPVVDVWFDSGAMPYAQWHYPFENSEHFERHFPADFISEGLDQTRGWFYSLMAISAMLGRGMAFRNVLVNDLVLDAEGQKMSKTKGNAVDPWEAVGAYGADPLRWYFVTVSNPWVPKRYDERGIAEVARKFFDTLFNTYRFFALYANVEGWRADQGPAGGGDAGDGGDGSGVPERTVVPREASLLDRWMLSRLHRLVARVRADLDDYQFTPAYRKVAQFVDEDLSNWYVRRSRPRYWGKTGAADADAAFRTLHLALRTVSQLIAPAAPFTADWLHRALTGGESVHLSILPEADEGCLDDGLEREMDAVRQLVTLGRAAREQAGVRVRQPLRTLHAAIPGIALRAPVLAVLREELNVKQIVFVRDAGDLLRLEARPNFRTLGPRFQKHSNAAAAAIRALGQPALRAWREGEAVSITVGGRKHPLGPDDLEVAEVGRGDLVVRSASGFTAAIDPGLDDELRAEGLARELVNRVQRLRRDSGLEVTDRIRLAISGPEGVRAAAARHRSFIAGETLAVDLVVAEEGDGAPAAYTSHREVTFDGTRAAIALAHAGG